GGGGCAGGCCGCCGGGCCCGCCGTCCTGGAGACCGGGCACGTCGACGTGGGACCGCGGTTCCGCGACGGCGCGTTCCGCGTCCAGATCCACGACGACGAGGCGACGCCGCCGGTCTGGCGCAGCCCGGACGAGGCGGTCATCCGCGTGCGGGACACGGCCGCGCAGGAGATCCCGGACGACCCGGCGTACGCGTTCCTCGGCGCGCCCGCGGGCACGTCCGTGCACGTGCTGCCGCAGACCCAGCGGGAGGACGTGGTCTGGCTCGGCTGGAACACCCAGGACCCCGGCCTGCTGGAACGGGCCGGCCGCGGCGTCACCATGAACCTGCGCGGCGTCCAGGGGCCGGGGAAGCTGACCGTGTTCCTGCAGTCCGGCACGCTCGGCGCGCCGCAGGTGCTGTGGAACTCGGACGACGCGTACCCGCAGGCGCTCTGGGTCGACCGGAACACGCACACGCACGCGAACTGGGTGTTCGGCGCGCCCGGGGTCTACCTGGTCGCGCTGGACGTGACCGCGGAGCTGGCCGACGGCGGCACCGCGACCGCGAGCACCACGCTGCGTTTCGCGGTCGGCGACGCGGCGAGCCCGGACGAGGCCCGCGCCGCCACGATCACGGTCGCGTCGCCGTCCGCGGCCCCGGCCGTACCCGCCGCTGATCGGGGTTTTCCGGGCTGGCTGCTCGGGGTGCTCGGCCTCGCCGGCCTGCTGCTGGTCGCGCTGCTGGTCAGCGTGGCCGTGCGCGGTGCCGCCGTGCGCCGCCGGGCCGAGCGGGAGCGTGCGTCCGCATGAGCCCGGTGCTCTCGCTCGACGGCGTGACGGTGCGGCTCGGCGGCCGGACCGCGCTGGAGGACGTCACCATGGGCGTCTCCGGCGGCGAGTTCGCGGCGCTGCTCGGCCCGAACGGCGCCGGCAAGACCACGCTGCTCCGCGCCGCGCTCGGGCTGCTGCCGCTGGCCGCCGGACGAACCACGATCACCGGCCCGGGGTACGTGCCGCAGCGCCACGAGTTCGCCTGGGACTTCCCGGCCTCCGTGCAGGACGTGGTGCTCAGCGGCCTGGTGCGCCGGATCGGGCTGTTCCGCCGCCCCCGGGTCGCGCACTGGACCGCGGTCTGGGACGCGCTCGACCGGGTCCGGCTCGGTGACCTGCGCACCCGGCCGGTCGGCGAGCTCTCCGGCGGCCAGCGGCAGCGCGTGCTGGTCGCCCGCGCGCTCGCGCTCGACCCGGCCGTGCTGCTGCTCGACGAGCCGTTCACCGGCCTGGACATGCCGTCCCAGGAGGTGCTGACCGAGCTGTTCACCACGATCGCCCGGGAACGCGCGGTGCTGATGGCCACGCACGACCTGGCGGCCGCGGCGTACACCTGCGATCGCCTGATCCTGATCAACCGCACCGTGGTGGCCGCCGCCGCGCCGGCCGAGCTGCGCGACCGCGACGTGTGGATGCGCACGTTCCAGGTCGGCGCGGACAGTCACCTGCTCAAGGCCCTGGGGGTCTGAATGTCACCGCTCGACTTCCTCGCCGACCTGGTGAACCCGGACCTGGCGTTCCTGCCGAAGGCGCTGGCGATCGCGGTCATGTCCGCGATCATGTGCGGCGTGGTCGGCTGCTACGTGGTGCTGCGCGGCATGGCGTTCATCGGCGACGCCGTGGCGCACGCGGTCTTCCCCGGGCTGGCCGTGGCGTTCCTGTTCTCCGGCAGCCTGGTGCTCGGCGGCATCACGGCCGGCGTGCTGACCGCGCTGCTGGTCGCGGTGTTCGCGCAGAACCGGCGGATCAAGGAGGACTCGGTCATCGGCGTCTTCTTCGTGGCCGCGTTCGCGCTCGGCATCGTGATCATCTCGCGCGCGCCCGGGTACGCCGGCTCGCTCCAGCAGTTCCTGTTCGGCTCGATCACCGGCATCCCGGACCGGGACCTGTTCGTGGTCGGCGGCACCGGGCTGTTCCTGCTGCTCGCGGTCGCGCTGCTGCACAAGGAGTTCGTCGCGGTCACGCTGGACCGGGAGATGGCCCGCGCGCTCGGCCTGCGTGTCTTCTGGCTCGACGTCACCCTCTACGTGCTGGTCACGCTCGCGGTGGTGATGGCGGTCCAGACGATCGGCAACATCCTGGTGCTGGCGCTGCTGGTCACGCCGGCCGCGGCGGCGCGCCTGCTCACCGACCGGCTGGTCGTGATGATGCTGCTGGCCCCGGCGATCGGCGCGCTGTCCGCGGTGCTCGGCCTCTACCTGTCCTGGTCCTGGGACCTCCCGGTCGGCGGCACCGTCGTGCTGGTCCTCACCGGTGTCTTCCTGCTCGCCTTCCTGCTGGCCCCGCGCCACGGCGCCGTCACCCGCCTCGCCCGCGCCCGCTGAGCGGACCGCCTCCCCCACGCGCGTGGGGGAGGCGGTCCGCTCAGAAGTCCGCGTCCCGGGAGATCCGCTCGTTGGCCCTGATCTCGGCGAGCTGCCGTTCCAGGTGGGACACCACCAGATCGAAGCCGTCGCCGCCGAGGACGAGTTGCCGGGGCGGCCGCGCGGCGCGGACCGCGTCCGCGACCGCCCGGGCCGCCTTCCGCGGGTCGCCGGGCTGCCGGCCGTGCTGGGCGATCATCGCGTCCCGCACGCCGGTGAGCAGCGGGTGGTAGTCCGCGATCGCCTCGTCGACCGGCTCCTCGGCGAACCCGGCGTAGGCGTTGGTCCGGAACGCGCCCGGCTCGACCGCGAGCACGTCGATGCCCAGCGGCTCCACCTCGCGGCGCAGCACGTCGGTGAGCCCCTCGATCGCGAACTTGGCCGCCGTGTAGTAGCCGAACCCGGCCGCGCCGATCAGGCCGGCGACCGAGGAGACGTTCACGACCGTGCCGGTACGCCGCCGGCGCATGCCGGGCAGCACCGCGCGCAGCACCGTGACCACCGCGAAGAAGTTGAGCTCGAACAGGTCCCGCACGGCCGGCCCGGCCATCCCCTCGACCGAGCCGACCCAGCCCCGGCCGGCGTTGTTGACCAGCACGTCGATGC
This genomic window from Catenuloplanes niger contains:
- a CDS encoding choice-of-anchor M domain-containing protein; translation: MLAAALAVPSPDGLSQSLAPDQGQAAGPAVLETGHVDVGPRFRDGAFRVQIHDDEATPPVWRSPDEAVIRVRDTAAQEIPDDPAYAFLGAPAGTSVHVLPQTQREDVVWLGWNTQDPGLLERAGRGVTMNLRGVQGPGKLTVFLQSGTLGAPQVLWNSDDAYPQALWVDRNTHTHANWVFGAPGVYLVALDVTAELADGGTATASTTLRFAVGDAASPDEARAATITVASPSAAPAVPAADRGFPGWLLGVLGLAGLLLVALLVSVAVRGAAVRRRAERERASA
- a CDS encoding anchored repeat-type ABC transporter permease subunit, giving the protein MSPLDFLADLVNPDLAFLPKALAIAVMSAIMCGVVGCYVVLRGMAFIGDAVAHAVFPGLAVAFLFSGSLVLGGITAGVLTALLVAVFAQNRRIKEDSVIGVFFVAAFALGIVIISRAPGYAGSLQQFLFGSITGIPDRDLFVVGGTGLFLLLAVALLHKEFVAVTLDREMARALGLRVFWLDVTLYVLVTLAVVMAVQTIGNILVLALLVTPAAAARLLTDRLVVMMLLAPAIGALSAVLGLYLSWSWDLPVGGTVVLVLTGVFLLAFLLAPRHGAVTRLARAR
- a CDS encoding SDR family NAD(P)-dependent oxidoreductase — encoded protein: MTGGTPGGLGVAFAEEALARGDRVALTTRRPGQLARWVAPYGDRAVLLDADVTDPAAVADAVAAAEERFGGIDVLVNNAGRGWVGSVEGMAGPAVRDLFELNFFAVVTVLRAVLPGMRRRRTGTVVNVSSVAGLIGAAGFGYYTAAKFAIEGLTDVLRREVEPLGIDVLAVEPGAFRTNAYAGFAEEPVDEAIADYHPLLTGVRDAMIAQHGRQPGDPRKAARAVADAVRAARPPRQLVLGGDGFDLVVSHLERQLAEIRANERISRDADF
- a CDS encoding anchored repeat-type ABC transporter ATP-binding subunit; translated protein: MSPVLSLDGVTVRLGGRTALEDVTMGVSGGEFAALLGPNGAGKTTLLRAALGLLPLAAGRTTITGPGYVPQRHEFAWDFPASVQDVVLSGLVRRIGLFRRPRVAHWTAVWDALDRVRLGDLRTRPVGELSGGQRQRVLVARALALDPAVLLLDEPFTGLDMPSQEVLTELFTTIARERAVLMATHDLAAAAYTCDRLILINRTVVAAAAPAELRDRDVWMRTFQVGADSHLLKALGV